The Mycolicibacterium mucogenicum DSM 44124 genomic sequence ACGCCAACCCCGAAGTGCTGGGCGTACTGGGCGACGTCGCCGAACTGCTCTCCGAGCACCCCCGGCGCAGTGCGCTACGGCAGCGGGTTTTCGAGACGCTGGTCAGCCTCGGCGGAAAGCCTTACAGCACGGCACAGCTCGAATCCCCCGAGCCGCTCGCCGTGAGCTATCTGAGCACCGCCGTGGACAACGCCGCCGGCCACCCCGCCTACGAGCTTCAGCTCGGGCCGCTGGATCCGTCGGTCAGCGCCGCCGACCGCGCGCGGTACATCCACGAATTGCGCTCGGCCGCAGCAAAGCTCGGCCAGCACTAGCCACCGTCACAACCCAACCCGCCGACCGTCCGGCGGGCACTTTCGCGACCCACTCAGCGGAAAACAATGCTTGCGCGTCCGTCGCGGGGATGCTTACCATCTGCCCGTCGCCAATTATTTGGCAATTGAACGACAATTATTCGTCACTATTTCGAGAGCGTGGATGGACACAGCGACGACGCTGCATCGCATTGGTAGCTCGGCGGGATCGGGCCACGCCCGGTTCATCGGCCGCGTAGGCGCACTGGCCGTTGCCCTCGGCATCGGCATCGCCGTCGCGAACGGTCCCGCCATCTGCCTGGCCGACACCGGCACCGGCGCCACCTCCGGCGCGTCCACGTCCGCGTCGTCCGCCGACACCCCGTCGCCGGCCACCAAACCGAAGCCCGAGAAGCCCGCGAAGAAGGCGAAAAAGCCCAAGCGACAGAACGACTCGTCGGCCACGACACCCGACAAGCCCGGGGACACCGACAGCCCGAAGTCCGACACCCCCGACCAGACGCCGGCGACGACGAATCCCGGATCGGGCAACCCGGCCGAGACCACGAATTCGACGCCCAAGAAGTCCCGGCAGAAGCAGCAACGCAACCGGACGACCAAACCCATCGCGTCAGTCGCCCAACCTGCCGCCGCGACGACTCAGACCGCCCCGAAGGCCGCCACCCCGACCGCGGCCGCCACCGCACCGAAACCGGCTGCAGCCCAGGCACCTTCAGTGGAGTCCGCTGCCACCACGGTCTCGTCGGCCCTGTCCGCCGCCGCGACCAAGATCAACACCCTCACGGCGACAACGCATCCCGTCTCCACGGCCGCCACCGGCGGCAACTTCGTCACGCATGTGGTGTCGAGCCTGCTCGGCGCCATCGGGCTCGTCCCGCACGCCGGAACCAGTCCCACCGCTCCGCCGCAGGCGCCGGTGCTGTGGACCCTCTTCAGCTGGATTCGCCGCGAGATCGGCCACACGTTCTTCAACTCCGCGCCGATCGTCAACTACAAGCAGACCGAGACCAGCCAGACCTTCGGCGGCGTCATCAAGGGTGACTTGAAGGCCACCGACGCCAACGGCGACAAGCTCACCTACACCGTCGACAAGGGCCCGACGAAGGGCGCCGTGGCGGTCCGCCCGGACGGCACGTTCACGTACACCCCAAGCGACGCACTGGCATTCACCGGTGGCACCGACTCGTTCACGGTCACCGTCGACGACCGGCCGGGCAATCCGTTCCACATCAACCTGCTGAAACTGTTCCAGCCGAACGCCGGTGCCACCACCACCGAGACGGTCACTGTCACGGTGAAGCCGACCAGTCCGCTCGGCACAGCCGACCAGATCGCGCTGGAACAGAAGGCCCAGGAGATCGTCAACACGCCGCAGGTGCAGGCTGCCATCGAGGCGCTCAAGCAGGCCTGGCTGGCGCATGCGCAGCAGCGGTTCGGCCTCGTCGGCGGCGTCGACGCCAAGAACCTGGCCCTGCTCGACGCAGCCGCCCGGGAGCAGGCACTCAATGCCGCGATGACAGTGGTCAACAACGATCCGGACAACCCGCTGGTGATGGCCGTCGATATGCGCGCGCACAGCTGGTACGGCATCGACACCCCCGGCGGGAGGTTCATCTACGACAACCCCGACACCATCTACCGCACCATCCCGGTGCGCAGCGACTCGACGTACGTCATCAGCGGCAAGTACCTGGGCGGCGTCCCCGCCGACGGGAACTTCGGCGTCTACGCCGACATCAGCGATGCCAAACCGATCGGCAATCTGTTGGCGAAGGACCTCGTGGTCAACGCCGACGGTACGTTCACCATCACGGTGGACGGCAATCCCACCCAGCCGGGGCAGACCAACCACATCTATCTGCCGCCGGAGGCCCAGCAGATCTTCGTCCGGTACACGATGGCGGATTGGAACACCGAATCGGCGCCCGGCCTCACCGTGACGCGCACGAGCGGTCCGGCGGGCTCGCGTGCGGAGAGCTTCGACGAGATGGTCGCCCACACCGCCGACATCCTCGCGAATTTCGGCACCAGCGCACACAATACGGCGCTCGACATCGTCACCCTCAACCTGCAGACCGGGCAGCTCAAGCCGCCCAACACGCTGACGCAGCCGTTCAACTTCCCCGGCACCCTGGTGTCGCAGAAGCAGAGCCTCGGCTACTTCCAGCTGGCCGACAACCAGGCTCTGGTCATCACGATCAACCCCGGCAACGCCGGATACTTCGTGGTGCCGGTGACCAACGACTGGGAACTGTCGCCCGGCGACGGCACCGCGCAGACGAGCCTCAACAACGCACAGTCCATCGCCAATGCGGATGGCACCTACACGCTCGTCATCTCCCCCGACGACCCCGGCGTGGCCAACTGGGTCTCCACCGGCGGCCTCAACCAGGGCACCCTGTACATCCGGTTCCAGGCGCTCGATGCCGCCTCGTCGGCGGTGCCGATGATCGTCTCGCAGCAGGTCGTCACCCTCGATCAACTCGGCACCGTGCTGCCGGCCGGCACCAAGTACGTGACCGACGCCGAAAGGCAGGCCCAGCTCGCCGCCCGCCAGGACGGCTACAACGACCGCTTCGGCCCCTTCCCGCAGATCACCACAGGAGCACAGTCCGTATGACCGCCACCGCCGTCACCTTCACTCCCGGTTCCGCCGCCACCTGGCGCAGCCCGTGGGCCATGTATGCCGCACTGCGCGAACACGATCCGGTTCACCACGTTGTTCCCGCGCACGCGCCGGACAAGGACTATTGGGTGCTGTCGCGCTACGCCAACATCTCCGCAGCGGCCAAGGACCACGAGACCTTCTCGTCTGCCGAGGGCCTCACCTTCAACTACGACGACATGGAAGCCGTTGGCATCAAAGATAATCCGCCGATGGTGATGCAGGACCCGCCGGTCCACACCACCTTCCGGCGGCTGGTGGCCAAGGGATTCACCCCGCGGCAGGTCACCGCGATCGAACCCAAGGTGCGCGAATTCGTGGTGGACCGCATCGAGAAGTTGCGCGCCAAGGGCACCGGCGACATCATCACCGAGTTCCTCAAACCCATGCCCACCATGGTGGTCGCGCATTATCTCGGTGTCCCGGAAAAGGATTGGGATCGCTTCGATGCGTGGACCGATGCCATCGTCGCCGCCAACTCCACCGGGCACCAGCCCGCGGCCGCCCCCGCCATCGCCGAATTGTTCACCTACTTCAACGAATTGATCGCCTACCGCCAGAAACGTCCCGAGGACGACACCGTCTCGCACCTGGTGGAAGCCGGCTTCGGCGCCGACGGCGACATGTCCGGAATCCTGTCCATCCTGGGCTTCGCCTTCACGATGATCACCGGCGGCAATGACACCACGACCGGAATGCTCGGTGGCGCAGTGCAATTGCTCACCGCCCGCCGCGACCAGCGACAGCTCCTGATCGACGACCCGGCGCTGATCCCGGATGCCGTGGAGGAACTGCTGCGGCTCACCTCGCCGGTGCAGGGCCTGGCGCGTATGACGACCCGCGACGTCGAGATCGAGGGCACCACGATTCCGGCCGGCCGCAAGACCTTCCTGCTGTACGGCTCGGGCAACCGCGACCACCGGCAGTTCGGCTCGGACGCCGAGGAGTTGAACGTGCTGCGGCGCCCCGCGCAGATCCTCACGTTCAGCCACGGCAACCACCACTGTCTCGGCGCCGCGGCGGCCCGCATGCAGGCCCGCGTCGCGCTCGAGGAACTCCTGACCCGGTGTCCGGATTTCGACGTCGACGCCGACGCGGTCGAGTACGCCGAAGGCAGCTATGTGCGCCGCCCCACGCACCTGCCGTTCACGGCGCAGCCATGAGCCGGGTGGAGGTCGACCCCGAGATCTGCATCGGCATGGGTATGTGCGAGGGAATCAGCGCGGCATTCCGGGTCGGGGACAACGGCACGGTCGACATCGGTGACACCACCGACGTCGACCCGCTGGTGTTGCGCCGGGCCGTGGCGGCCTGTCCGACGGGCGCGTTGCGCAT encodes the following:
- a CDS encoding Ig-like domain-containing protein, which codes for MDTATTLHRIGSSAGSGHARFIGRVGALAVALGIGIAVANGPAICLADTGTGATSGASTSASSADTPSPATKPKPEKPAKKAKKPKRQNDSSATTPDKPGDTDSPKSDTPDQTPATTNPGSGNPAETTNSTPKKSRQKQQRNRTTKPIASVAQPAAATTQTAPKAATPTAAATAPKPAAAQAPSVESAATTVSSALSAAATKINTLTATTHPVSTAATGGNFVTHVVSSLLGAIGLVPHAGTSPTAPPQAPVLWTLFSWIRREIGHTFFNSAPIVNYKQTETSQTFGGVIKGDLKATDANGDKLTYTVDKGPTKGAVAVRPDGTFTYTPSDALAFTGGTDSFTVTVDDRPGNPFHINLLKLFQPNAGATTTETVTVTVKPTSPLGTADQIALEQKAQEIVNTPQVQAAIEALKQAWLAHAQQRFGLVGGVDAKNLALLDAAAREQALNAAMTVVNNDPDNPLVMAVDMRAHSWYGIDTPGGRFIYDNPDTIYRTIPVRSDSTYVISGKYLGGVPADGNFGVYADISDAKPIGNLLAKDLVVNADGTFTITVDGNPTQPGQTNHIYLPPEAQQIFVRYTMADWNTESAPGLTVTRTSGPAGSRAESFDEMVAHTADILANFGTSAHNTALDIVTLNLQTGQLKPPNTLTQPFNFPGTLVSQKQSLGYFQLADNQALVITINPGNAGYFVVPVTNDWELSPGDGTAQTSLNNAQSIANADGTYTLVISPDDPGVANWVSTGGLNQGTLYIRFQALDAASSAVPMIVSQQVVTLDQLGTVLPAGTKYVTDAERQAQLAARQDGYNDRFGPFPQITTGAQSV
- a CDS encoding cytochrome P450, which gives rise to MTATAVTFTPGSAATWRSPWAMYAALREHDPVHHVVPAHAPDKDYWVLSRYANISAAAKDHETFSSAEGLTFNYDDMEAVGIKDNPPMVMQDPPVHTTFRRLVAKGFTPRQVTAIEPKVREFVVDRIEKLRAKGTGDIITEFLKPMPTMVVAHYLGVPEKDWDRFDAWTDAIVAANSTGHQPAAAPAIAELFTYFNELIAYRQKRPEDDTVSHLVEAGFGADGDMSGILSILGFAFTMITGGNDTTTGMLGGAVQLLTARRDQRQLLIDDPALIPDAVEELLRLTSPVQGLARMTTRDVEIEGTTIPAGRKTFLLYGSGNRDHRQFGSDAEELNVLRRPAQILTFSHGNHHCLGAAAARMQARVALEELLTRCPDFDVDADAVEYAEGSYVRRPTHLPFTAQP
- a CDS encoding ferredoxin; the protein is MSRVEVDPEICIGMGMCEGISAAFRVGDNGTVDIGDTTDVDPLVLRRAVAACPTGALRMADDL